Proteins encoded by one window of Verrucomicrobiota bacterium:
- a CDS encoding sigma-54-dependent Fis family transcriptional regulator codes for MATRAQVLIIDADVTTLEALRVGLAKNGFTVEAHADAHEAYRALAARPFDVVIASLGVPQAEGRKLLERVKQGDPTVPVIFLANGSACSSAVEALRQGAFDIVEGPIRVPKVRSLVERAIEVRRLREEVARLRAEMLAGTCPDELIGQSPPLVAVLEAIRRAAADTGCVLLCGAPGTGKELAARTIHRLSTRASKPFVAVDCAALNEAFVESELFGHVRGAFPGAFADHASLIETADGGTLFLNSIDVLSKAAQVRLLKVIDERVIRPLGSTASRPVEARLVAGTATDPATAAGRRRVREDLLARLSTVRIALPELKERSEDIPLLANFFAKTMGARLGTPPPAISPKAMAILMDRPWPGNVRQLRDVVERAALLTDSAQICPEHLGEPT; via the coding sequence ATGGCAACACGAGCCCAGGTTCTCATCATCGACGCCGACGTGACCACGCTGGAGGCGCTCCGCGTCGGCTTGGCGAAAAACGGCTTCACCGTCGAGGCCCATGCCGACGCCCATGAGGCCTACCGGGCGCTGGCGGCCCGGCCGTTCGACGTCGTCATCGCCAGCCTCGGCGTGCCCCAGGCCGAGGGCCGCAAACTGCTCGAACGCGTCAAGCAGGGCGACCCGACCGTGCCGGTCATTTTCCTGGCCAACGGCTCGGCCTGCTCGTCCGCGGTCGAGGCGCTGCGACAAGGCGCCTTCGATATCGTCGAGGGGCCCATCCGCGTACCCAAGGTCCGATCGCTTGTCGAGCGCGCCATCGAGGTGCGCCGCTTGCGCGAGGAAGTGGCCCGCCTGCGTGCAGAAATGCTCGCCGGCACCTGCCCCGACGAGCTCATCGGCCAAAGCCCCCCCCTCGTCGCCGTCCTCGAGGCGATCCGGCGTGCAGCGGCCGACACAGGCTGCGTGTTGCTCTGCGGCGCGCCGGGCACCGGCAAAGAGCTGGCGGCCCGCACCATTCACCGGCTCAGCACCCGGGCAAGCAAACCGTTTGTTGCCGTCGACTGCGCCGCCCTCAACGAGGCCTTCGTCGAGAGCGAGCTTTTCGGCCACGTGCGAGGCGCCTTCCCCGGCGCCTTCGCCGACCACGCCAGCCTGATCGAGACCGCGGATGGCGGCACGTTGTTCCTCAACTCGATCGACGTGCTGTCGAAAGCGGCCCAAGTACGCCTGCTCAAGGTCATCGACGAGCGCGTGATCCGTCCGCTCGGCTCGACCGCGTCGCGCCCCGTCGAGGCCCGGCTCGTGGCCGGCACCGCAACCGATCCTGCAACCGCCGCCGGCCGCCGCCGAGTCCGGGAGGATCTTCTTGCCCGCCTGAGCACGGTGCGCATCGCCCTTCCCGAGCTCAAGGAGCGGTCCGAGGACATCCCGCTACTCGCCAATTTCTTCGCCAAGACCATGGGCGCACGCCTCGGCACCCCGCCGCCTGCAATCTCGCCCAAGGCGATGGCAATCCTCATGGATCGGCCCTGGCCAGGCAACGTCCGACAACTGCGCGACGTGGTTGAGCGCGCCGCCCTTCTGACCGACAGCGCTCAGATCTGCCCAGAACACCTCGGCGAGCCAACCTAG
- a CDS encoding NifU family protein — protein sequence METKIREVIENQIRPLLQRDGGDIEFVGMDDKTVKVRLRGACAGCPASQMTLQFGVERLLREEVPEIERVVAVA from the coding sequence ATGGAGACAAAGATCCGCGAAGTGATCGAAAACCAGATTCGGCCCCTGCTGCAACGCGACGGAGGGGATATTGAATTCGTCGGCATGGACGACAAGACGGTGAAGGTCCGCCTCCGGGGGGCGTGCGCCGGGTGCCCCGCCTCGCAGATGACACTGCAGTTCGGCGTCGAACGCCTGCTGCGCGAGGAAGTGCCGGAGATCGAACGCGTGGTCGCGGTCGCCTGA
- a CDS encoding P-II family nitrogen regulator has protein sequence MKKIECVIKPFKLDEVKEALGNLQIYGMTVSDVKGFGRQKGHTEVYRGSEYKVDFLPKTKIEIVIDDDLVDRAVEAIMEAAKTGKIGDGKIFVLPVEEVIRIRTGERGPRAV, from the coding sequence ATGAAGAAGATCGAGTGCGTGATCAAACCCTTCAAGCTCGATGAGGTCAAGGAAGCCCTCGGCAACCTTCAGATCTACGGCATGACGGTGAGCGACGTCAAAGGCTTCGGCCGGCAGAAGGGCCACACCGAGGTGTACCGCGGCAGTGAGTACAAGGTCGACTTCCTGCCCAAGACCAAGATCGAGATCGTTATCGACGACGACCTTGTCGATCGCGCGGTCGAGGCGATCATGGAGGCCGCAAAGACCGGCAAGATCGGCGACGGCAAGATTTTCGTGCTGCCCGTCGAAGAGGTCATCCGCATCCGAACCGGCGAGCGCGGCCCGCGCGCCGTATGA
- a CDS encoding heme ABC transporter ATP-binding protein, with product MTDTVLRADALSVGYHGRPVLHAISFGVREGEFCGLLGPNGSGKSTLLKVLAGLLRPWSGRAELFGTDVHVLSPRAIARRVAVIPQGVSMLFPFTVEEIVAMGRHPHLGRFQREGRFDRDAVRRALHETDTAALVGRPVDELSGGERQRVVIARALAQEPELLLLDEPTTHLDINHQVEVFELLARLNRERGLTVLAISHDVNVCAEYCRRLLVLKDGRLVGDGTPAVLLTPELVSHVYGAPVHVLANPTSGAPLVAVDSSRVGADSPRGRP from the coding sequence ATGACTGACACGGTCTTGCGCGCCGACGCCTTGAGCGTCGGCTATCACGGCCGCCCGGTGCTCCACGCCATCTCGTTTGGCGTGCGCGAGGGCGAGTTCTGCGGCCTGCTCGGGCCGAACGGCTCAGGCAAGAGCACGCTGCTCAAGGTGCTCGCCGGTCTGCTACGCCCATGGTCGGGCCGCGCCGAGCTGTTCGGCACCGACGTGCACGTGCTCTCGCCCAGGGCGATCGCCCGCCGCGTCGCCGTCATCCCCCAGGGTGTGAGCATGCTGTTCCCGTTCACGGTCGAGGAGATCGTCGCCATGGGGCGCCATCCGCACCTCGGCCGATTCCAGCGCGAAGGCCGCTTCGACCGTGACGCCGTCCGGCGCGCGCTTCACGAGACGGATACCGCCGCGCTCGTGGGCCGGCCTGTTGACGAGCTCTCCGGCGGCGAGCGCCAACGTGTCGTCATCGCCCGCGCGCTTGCCCAGGAGCCGGAGCTGCTGCTCCTTGACGAACCGACGACTCACCTCGACATCAACCATCAGGTCGAAGTCTTTGAGCTGCTCGCCCGCCTCAATCGCGAGCGTGGGCTTACGGTGCTTGCCATCTCGCACGACGTCAATGTCTGCGCCGAATACTGCCGCCGCCTCCTCGTGCTCAAGGACGGCCGCCTCGTCGGCGACGGCACACCGGCCGTGCTGCTCACGCCCGAGCTCGTGAGCCACGTCTACGGCGCGCCGGTCCACGTCCTCGCCAACCCGACCAGCGGTGCGCCCCTCGTCGCCGTCGACTCGTCTCGCGTCGGTGCCGATTCCCCCCGGGGCCGGCCATGA
- a CDS encoding MFS transporter — translation MIADVAPSDTRRVVLAFAACNFLFSCASWMLVAFLPIYLRNDLGWSAGRIGMLIAAYIVTTLLLIVPLGYLSDRVSPKRLVQAGAALYIVYALLLTSVQTFGALVAAQIVGGMGEAVILIVLPALLYKDLGVTGRGQNVGAFVAGSMFGFSIGPMAAWALLDVAGLAYRGLFGMVCGVAVVLVLVSTLLKDAPPLSIHLADYLRDIKRREVLLVVIAIAGLGVHFAHERTTYALFLKNVAQFSRLGVAGMFGVIGIWMGVLSLLMGRIFDRNSHVLVLIGVGLALSGGFHAATPYVRGFGNLVVMRAIHTIGDVMVIFSYSVIVASIFPRARMGGNTGFALMFRAVGGVLGAAVAGLLDKEFTSLTPSFAFAGGAMIVCGAVLLINWRTFRRVSHGIRADLRGQPAPLPPAS, via the coding sequence ATGATTGCCGACGTCGCGCCGTCGGACACGCGCCGCGTCGTGCTCGCCTTCGCCGCATGCAATTTCCTGTTCTCGTGCGCGAGCTGGATGCTCGTCGCTTTCCTCCCCATCTACCTGCGGAACGACCTGGGCTGGTCGGCGGGGCGGATCGGCATGCTCATCGCCGCCTATATCGTGACAACCTTGTTGCTGATCGTGCCGCTGGGCTACCTGTCGGATCGCGTCTCGCCCAAGCGTCTCGTGCAGGCGGGCGCCGCACTCTACATCGTGTATGCCCTCCTGCTCACGTCCGTGCAAACGTTTGGCGCTCTGGTCGCAGCCCAGATCGTCGGTGGAATGGGCGAGGCCGTCATTCTCATCGTGCTGCCCGCGCTGCTCTACAAGGACCTTGGCGTGACAGGGCGGGGCCAGAACGTCGGCGCGTTCGTGGCCGGATCGATGTTCGGTTTCTCTATCGGGCCCATGGCCGCGTGGGCGCTGCTCGACGTCGCGGGCCTGGCGTATCGGGGCTTGTTCGGCATGGTCTGCGGCGTCGCCGTCGTGCTTGTGCTGGTCAGCACGTTGCTCAAGGACGCCCCGCCGCTGTCCATCCACCTCGCCGATTACCTGCGTGACATCAAGCGACGCGAGGTGCTCCTCGTCGTGATCGCCATCGCCGGCCTTGGTGTCCACTTCGCCCACGAACGAACGACCTACGCGCTGTTCCTGAAGAACGTGGCCCAGTTCTCACGTCTGGGCGTGGCGGGCATGTTCGGCGTGATCGGGATCTGGATGGGCGTGCTGTCCCTGCTCATGGGACGAATCTTCGACCGGAACTCGCATGTCCTTGTGTTGATCGGCGTCGGCTTGGCGCTCTCGGGCGGGTTCCATGCCGCGACGCCGTACGTCCGGGGTTTCGGGAACCTCGTCGTGATGCGCGCCATCCACACGATCGGCGACGTGATGGTGATCTTCTCCTACAGCGTGATCGTCGCTTCGATCTTCCCCCGGGCGCGCATGGGCGGCAACACGGGCTTCGCCCTCATGTTCCGTGCAGTCGGCGGCGTGCTCGGCGCGGCTGTCGCCGGCCTGCTCGACAAGGAATTCACGTCGCTTACGCCGTCGTTCGCGTTTGCCGGCGGAGCGATGATCGTCTGCGGCGCCGTGCTTCTGATCAACTGGCGCACCTTCCGCCGCGTCTCGCACGGCATCCGCGCCGATCTGAGGGGTCAGCCGGCCCCGCTGCCTCCCGCATCCTGA
- a CDS encoding HypC/HybG/HupF family hydrogenase formation chaperone encodes MCLAVPMRVVSVEGTAGTVELGGVQQPVNLTLLPDVKPGEYVIVHAGFALERLDQDEARRTIELLRELDAGQDAGGSGAG; translated from the coding sequence ATGTGCCTTGCCGTCCCGATGCGCGTCGTCTCGGTCGAGGGCACCGCGGGCACCGTTGAGCTGGGCGGCGTGCAGCAACCGGTGAACCTGACGCTCCTGCCGGACGTGAAGCCGGGCGAGTACGTTATCGTGCACGCCGGGTTCGCGCTCGAACGCCTCGACCAAGATGAGGCGCGCCGGACGATCGAGCTGCTCAGGGAACTCGACGCCGGTCAGGATGCGGGAGGCAGCGGGGCCGGCTGA
- the hypB gene encoding hydrogenase nickel incorporation protein HypB has translation MTEIRVVEGILKANDALAESNARRFAEHGVRALNFISSPGAGKTTLLERTLEHFKGTWRIGVIEGDIATSRDAERIQALGAPVVQINTQGGCHLDANMVGRALENLPLEALDVVFIENVGNLVCPVSYKLGEEAVVAVLSIAEGQDKPAKYPALFRRAETMVLNKLDLAPYCDVDVEALIGETRKINPKLEIIRASCRTGEGLEAWYAWLERRLCRKGA, from the coding sequence ATGACTGAGATCAGAGTCGTTGAAGGGATACTCAAAGCGAACGACGCGCTTGCCGAGTCGAACGCCCGGCGGTTTGCCGAGCACGGCGTGCGTGCGCTCAACTTCATCAGCTCGCCCGGCGCGGGCAAGACGACGCTGCTCGAACGCACGCTCGAGCACTTCAAGGGAACGTGGCGCATCGGCGTGATCGAGGGCGATATCGCCACCTCGCGCGACGCCGAGCGGATCCAGGCGCTTGGCGCGCCGGTGGTGCAGATCAACACGCAGGGCGGCTGCCACCTCGACGCGAACATGGTGGGGCGCGCGCTGGAGAACCTGCCGCTCGAGGCGCTCGACGTGGTGTTCATCGAGAACGTCGGCAACCTCGTCTGCCCGGTGAGCTATAAGCTGGGCGAGGAGGCGGTGGTTGCCGTGCTCTCAATTGCCGAAGGGCAGGACAAACCGGCGAAGTACCCGGCGCTGTTCCGGCGCGCCGAGACCATGGTGCTCAATAAGCTCGATCTCGCGCCGTACTGCGACGTCGACGTCGAAGCGCTGATCGGCGAGACGCGCAAGATCAATCCGAAGCTCGAGATCATCCGCGCCTCGTGCCGCACGGGCGAGGGGCTGGAGGCCTGGTACGCGTGGCTCGAGCGGCGGCTGTGCCGGAAGGGGGCGTGA
- the hypA gene encoding hydrogenase maturation nickel metallochaperone HypA, with protein MHELSIAEDLLAIVEKTAAEHQLVRVARLRIVVGALGNVVPEALEFALEVAGRGTVADGAQLEIIEVPVTVRCTECGTETELEDIAFVCSACGSVNVDVVRGSELYLDSIEGDTDLEEKAVND; from the coding sequence ATGCACGAGCTCTCGATTGCAGAGGACCTGCTCGCCATCGTCGAGAAGACGGCGGCTGAGCACCAGCTCGTGCGCGTGGCGCGGCTGCGGATCGTCGTCGGCGCACTCGGCAACGTGGTGCCCGAGGCGCTCGAGTTCGCCCTCGAGGTCGCCGGGCGTGGCACGGTGGCCGACGGGGCGCAATTGGAGATTATCGAGGTGCCGGTGACGGTGCGCTGCACCGAGTGCGGAACAGAGACCGAGCTTGAGGACATCGCGTTCGTCTGCTCGGCGTGCGGGTCGGTCAACGTTGACGTCGTGCGCGGCAGCGAGCTGTACCTCGATTCGATCGAGGGCGACACGGACCTCGAGGAGAAGGCCGTCAATGACTGA
- a CDS encoding GNAT family N-acetyltransferase has protein sequence MGVEIRPIEEGDIQGVIALYRKVYGDDFPFKQFYEPTWVRKGIYDDDLVWSVAELDGRIVGSAAVMVNVGDHDDLIGEFGRLVVDPDARGHGVGQALGQMRVDAVSRHIEFGFAEARAVHPGAQKIMDRLGFAAIGFEPMKYVLRRRESVVFFGRHFGNAAALRKNNPQVISAVHALGSRALENMGLEPDLIVKAEVEPYPSDLEYEIVELQGAWSHRLLRIEQGRVVKPEVFGGMHLDYGYLKIKAAAATYLVAREHGAPVGAIGFTIDDIDRKCRIFELIEFDDAVKGFLLRCVTERAETQYGCDYIEVDVNAHSPRLQCTLDLLGYVPVAYCPAMVFHTVERLDVVKMAKVVCDYELGGVDLIDNAKPLFDIVNNAMVQKKKGVEIDSIMARIGIFEGLDWAGIDRIGRICTEKQFKAGETVFAEGSEGAQMYVVTRGSIEIRDSSSGDGTVAAVRAGEIFGEFALIDALPRSMSAVCVEDATVLVIAKRDFDHLMAYHPSIGSRVYRNIAATLVGRLRRTNVSLALHKLKYETED, from the coding sequence ATGGGCGTCGAGATACGCCCCATCGAGGAGGGCGACATCCAGGGCGTCATCGCCCTGTACCGCAAGGTCTACGGCGACGACTTCCCGTTCAAGCAGTTCTATGAGCCGACTTGGGTGCGCAAGGGCATCTACGACGACGACTTGGTCTGGAGCGTCGCCGAGCTCGACGGTCGCATCGTCGGTTCAGCCGCCGTTATGGTCAACGTCGGCGACCACGACGACCTCATCGGCGAGTTCGGACGCCTCGTCGTCGACCCGGACGCCCGCGGCCACGGCGTCGGCCAAGCGCTCGGCCAGATGCGCGTCGACGCCGTGAGCCGGCACATCGAGTTCGGCTTCGCCGAGGCGCGCGCCGTCCATCCGGGCGCACAGAAGATCATGGATCGCCTCGGCTTTGCCGCGATCGGGTTCGAGCCGATGAAGTACGTGCTCCGCCGCCGCGAGAGCGTCGTGTTCTTCGGCCGGCACTTCGGCAATGCGGCCGCGCTGCGCAAGAACAATCCGCAGGTCATCAGCGCCGTGCACGCCCTCGGCTCGCGCGCCCTCGAGAACATGGGTCTCGAGCCCGACCTCATCGTCAAGGCCGAGGTCGAGCCTTATCCGTCAGATCTCGAGTACGAGATCGTCGAGCTCCAGGGCGCCTGGTCGCACCGCCTCCTGCGCATCGAGCAGGGCCGCGTCGTCAAGCCCGAGGTTTTCGGCGGCATGCACCTCGACTACGGCTACCTCAAGATCAAGGCGGCCGCTGCGACCTACCTCGTCGCGCGTGAGCACGGCGCTCCCGTCGGCGCCATCGGGTTCACCATCGACGACATCGACCGCAAGTGCCGCATCTTCGAGCTCATCGAGTTCGACGACGCGGTCAAGGGCTTCCTCCTCCGCTGCGTCACGGAGCGCGCCGAGACCCAATACGGCTGCGACTATATCGAGGTTGACGTCAACGCCCATTCGCCGCGGCTCCAGTGCACGCTCGACCTGCTCGGCTATGTGCCGGTCGCCTACTGCCCGGCGATGGTGTTCCACACCGTCGAGCGGCTCGACGTGGTGAAGATGGCCAAGGTCGTCTGCGACTACGAGCTCGGCGGGGTCGACCTCATCGACAACGCGAAACCGCTCTTCGACATCGTCAACAACGCGATGGTGCAGAAGAAGAAGGGCGTCGAGATCGACTCGATCATGGCACGCATCGGCATCTTCGAAGGCCTCGACTGGGCCGGCATCGACCGGATCGGCCGCATCTGCACCGAGAAGCAGTTCAAGGCCGGCGAGACGGTTTTCGCCGAGGGCAGCGAGGGCGCCCAGATGTACGTGGTCACTCGCGGCTCGATCGAGATCCGCGATTCCTCCTCGGGCGACGGGACGGTCGCCGCCGTGCGTGCCGGCGAGATCTTCGGCGAGTTCGCTCTCATCGACGCGTTGCCGCGTTCGATGTCGGCCGTCTGCGTCGAAGACGCCACCGTGCTGGTGATCGCCAAGCGCGATTTCGACCACCTCATGGCCTACCATCCCTCGATCGGCTCGCGCGTCTACCGCAACATCGCCGCGACGCTCGTCGGCCGCCTCCGCCGCACGAACGTCAGCCTCGCCCTGCATAAGCTGAAGTACGAGACGGAGGACTAA
- a CDS encoding bifunctional folylpolyglutamate synthase/dihydrofolate synthase: protein MRYHDAIDRLYTIRMFGAKLGLANTRHLLDALGHPEQRYRIVHVAGTNGKGSVAALVASALKAAGHTVGLFTSPHISSFRERMQVNGQSASEAEIAAHLERLLPIVDDMARRDDVTSPTFFEVVTAMAADLFAARGCDLAVFEVGMGGRLDATNALPAAVSAITSIGLDHTEWLGSTIPEIAFEKAGIIKPGVPVVTDALPDAARDVVRCAAAERRAPLIEGGRDIVVETRTPSREGQTLTVRTPNGRYDNLHLGLHGAHQAGNCTVALGVLESLADQGVDVPREAIVSGVRTARWPGRFEIVPGDPAFILDAAANPPAAQVLAATLGEFLAPGERLVLVTGALRDKDTVRMCRALVPRADEVIVTEPASTRRLHADELYYTAGRYALGCPVRVVNGLDAALETAAARLRGRQGFVLVTGSIFLLARAREMLGIAEAAQDFRLTEVLATPQAKR, encoded by the coding sequence ATGCGCTACCACGACGCGATCGACAGGCTATACACCATCCGCATGTTCGGCGCGAAGCTCGGGCTGGCAAACACTCGCCATCTGCTCGACGCGCTCGGCCACCCGGAACAGCGCTATCGCATCGTCCACGTAGCCGGCACGAACGGCAAAGGCTCGGTCGCGGCGCTCGTTGCCTCCGCACTTAAGGCCGCCGGCCACACGGTCGGCCTGTTTACCTCGCCGCACATCTCGTCATTTCGTGAGCGGATGCAGGTCAATGGCCAGTCCGCAAGCGAGGCCGAGATCGCCGCGCATCTCGAACGCCTCCTGCCCATCGTTGACGATATGGCACGGCGCGATGACGTCACCTCCCCCACCTTCTTCGAAGTCGTCACGGCCATGGCCGCCGATCTTTTCGCCGCGCGGGGCTGCGACCTCGCCGTCTTCGAGGTCGGCATGGGCGGCCGCCTCGATGCGACCAACGCGCTGCCGGCCGCGGTCTCGGCCATCACGAGCATCGGCCTCGACCACACCGAATGGCTCGGCTCGACCATCCCCGAGATTGCGTTCGAGAAAGCCGGCATCATCAAGCCCGGCGTGCCTGTCGTGACCGACGCGCTCCCGGACGCCGCGCGCGACGTCGTCCGCTGCGCCGCCGCCGAGCGCCGGGCTCCGCTCATCGAGGGGGGCCGCGACATCGTCGTCGAGACCCGTACGCCGTCTCGCGAGGGCCAGACACTCACCGTCCGTACGCCCAACGGCCGCTATGACAACCTGCACCTTGGCCTGCACGGCGCGCACCAGGCCGGGAACTGCACCGTCGCCCTCGGCGTCTTAGAGTCGCTGGCTGATCAGGGGGTCGATGTGCCGCGCGAGGCGATCGTCTCGGGCGTGCGCACCGCGCGCTGGCCCGGGCGCTTCGAGATCGTTCCGGGCGATCCGGCGTTCATCCTGGACGCGGCGGCCAATCCCCCCGCGGCCCAGGTGCTCGCCGCGACGCTCGGCGAGTTCCTTGCCCCCGGCGAGCGGCTCGTGCTCGTTACCGGCGCGCTCAGGGACAAGGACACGGTGCGCATGTGCCGTGCGCTCGTCCCACGCGCCGACGAGGTCATCGTTACCGAGCCGGCGAGCACGCGGCGGCTGCACGCCGATGAGCTGTACTACACCGCCGGCCGCTATGCGCTCGGTTGCCCGGTCCGCGTTGTCAACGGGCTCGACGCGGCGCTCGAGACCGCCGCCGCCCGGCTGCGCGGGCGACAGGGCTTCGTCCTGGTCACCGGTTCGATCTTTCTGCTCGCCCGGGCACGCGAGATGCTCGGTATCGCCGAGGCAGCCCAGGACTTCCGCCTCACGGAAGTCCTTGCCACACCCCAGGCGAAACGGTAA
- the glmS gene encoding glutamine--fructose-6-phosphate transaminase (isomerizing) — translation MCGIVGYIGARDAQDILITGLKRLEYRGYDSCGIAVLSPAGEIVVAKKEGRISNLEAALADHRLAGTTGIGHTRWATHGRPSDVNAHPHRDGSGSVVLVHNGIIENYGELKEALRLKGHAFESETDTEVVAHLIEDEFENGAATLLEATRTALKRVRGAYALCIMRTSEPDRLIAARSGAPLLMGVGDGEYFLSSDAAPIIPYTRRVLYLNDEELLEIHRDGFTKISLDGEPLESTISQITWTAEEAEKGGYETFMLKEIYEQPAALRRTLSSLIDSKTGELLVENAPLTAERLRSLTDISVVSCGTALHAGMVGTYLANELCGLDVHTEWASEFRYRRLKLNPQRMVLVISQSGETADTLASLRAAKALGAPVLGIINVRESTIARESDHVLYTQAGPEIGVASTKAYTSQIAAMVVFALHLARVRGEMSDDDYNRFMRDLLAVPDVIERMLADITTIKRIADRVYDARSSLYLGRGFNFPSALEGALKNKEISYMHCEGYAAGEMKHGPIALIQARFPIFSVCTKGSTYEKMVSNIKEVGARNGYIVTIATEGDEHIKTISDDVIYVPEVREELSPLVNAVPLQLLAYHIARIRGCDIDKPRNLAKSVTVE, via the coding sequence ATGTGCGGCATCGTTGGGTATATCGGCGCGCGCGACGCGCAAGACATCCTGATCACCGGGCTCAAGCGGCTCGAGTACCGCGGCTACGACTCGTGCGGCATCGCCGTGCTCAGCCCGGCCGGCGAGATCGTCGTCGCCAAGAAGGAGGGACGCATCTCCAACCTGGAAGCCGCCCTTGCGGACCACCGCCTCGCCGGCACAACCGGCATCGGCCACACGCGCTGGGCCACCCACGGTCGTCCAAGCGACGTCAACGCCCACCCGCATCGCGACGGCTCGGGCAGCGTCGTGCTCGTCCACAACGGGATCATCGAGAACTACGGCGAACTCAAGGAAGCGCTCCGTCTCAAGGGCCACGCCTTCGAATCCGAGACCGACACCGAAGTGGTCGCCCATTTGATCGAGGACGAGTTCGAGAACGGCGCCGCCACCCTGCTCGAGGCCACCCGCACCGCCCTCAAGCGCGTGCGCGGCGCCTACGCGCTCTGCATCATGCGCACGAGCGAGCCCGACCGCCTTATTGCCGCGCGCTCCGGTGCGCCGTTGCTCATGGGCGTTGGCGATGGCGAGTACTTCCTTTCGAGCGACGCCGCGCCCATCATCCCCTACACGCGCCGCGTGCTCTACCTTAACGACGAGGAGCTGCTCGAGATTCACCGCGACGGCTTCACCAAGATCAGCCTCGACGGCGAGCCCCTCGAGAGCACGATCTCGCAGATCACCTGGACGGCCGAGGAAGCCGAGAAGGGCGGCTACGAGACCTTCATGCTCAAGGAAATCTACGAACAGCCGGCCGCGCTCCGCCGCACGTTGAGCAGCCTGATCGACTCGAAAACCGGCGAGCTCCTCGTCGAGAACGCACCGTTGACGGCCGAACGCCTCCGCTCGCTTACCGACATCTCGGTCGTCTCGTGCGGCACCGCCCTCCACGCCGGCATGGTCGGTACCTACCTCGCCAACGAGCTGTGCGGCCTCGACGTGCATACCGAGTGGGCGAGTGAGTTCCGCTACCGCCGCCTCAAGCTCAACCCGCAGCGCATGGTGCTCGTGATCTCGCAGTCGGGCGAAACCGCCGACACGCTCGCCAGCCTCCGCGCGGCCAAGGCGCTCGGCGCCCCCGTGCTCGGGATCATCAACGTGCGCGAGAGCACGATCGCCCGCGAGAGCGACCACGTGCTCTATACTCAAGCCGGCCCGGAGATTGGCGTCGCCTCGACCAAAGCCTACACGAGCCAGATCGCGGCTATGGTTGTCTTTGCGCTGCACCTCGCGCGTGTGCGCGGCGAGATGAGCGATGACGACTACAATCGTTTTATGCGCGACCTGCTCGCCGTGCCCGACGTGATCGAGCGCATGCTGGCCGACATCACGACAATCAAGCGCATCGCCGACCGCGTCTACGATGCGCGGAGCTCGCTCTATCTCGGCCGTGGTTTCAATTTTCCGTCGGCGCTCGAGGGCGCGCTCAAGAACAAAGAGATCTCCTACATGCACTGCGAGGGCTATGCCGCCGGCGAGATGAAGCACGGGCCGATCGCGTTGATCCAGGCGCGTTTCCCCATCTTCAGCGTCTGCACCAAAGGCAGCACGTACGAGAAGATGGTGTCGAACATCAAGGAGGTCGGCGCGCGCAACGGCTACATCGTCACCATTGCTACCGAGGGCGACGAACACATCAAGACGATCAGCGACGACGTGATCTACGTGCCCGAGGTACGCGAGGAGCTCTCGCCGCTCGTCAACGCCGTGCCGCTGCAACTGCTCGCTTACCACATCGCACGCATCCGTGGCTGCGACATCGACAAGCCGCGTAACCTGGCCAAGAGCGTCACGGTGGAGTAA